In Camelina sativa cultivar DH55 chromosome 17, Cs, whole genome shotgun sequence, the genomic stretch TTTTGCCTGATTtgtacttttttaattatttgtccctttgtcattttttttcataatttcctttgtttgcaaaaaaaaaaaaaaaaaaaatctttctttttatttttatttgcagTTGTAtcttctttattaaaaaaaaaaaaaaaaaaaacttgtcgaattttgtatcatatttttGCCTAGATCATCAAAATTATTATCGGATTATTATTGGCTCAAAATCTAgggttaattaattttaatagattttgttttgtgaatagatttaataataattaaagagataagaaaagaaaacacaattaTTAAGAAGAACCcttgtttttataataatataaatatataacgaaggaagaaaaaaaaaaaaaaataaggctCGGTCGGGGTGTTATTGTTTTCTGGTTACCTTCTTCGTAAGTCTTATACCTTTCCTCGGGTCTATCtatctctctgtttccttttgtttgatttttcatctataCATCTGTTCTTAATTTTGGTATATTAGggttttctttgatttctctatgCTCTGGGGCAGCCGTCCGTCTCCCTGAGAAATTCACTTTCCATTTCTGCTGTTCTTGGTGCCTTTGATCACGAATTCGGTCGAAATTGTACATTCTTTCgtcataaaaaaagaaaaaggttaaaaCTTTTCAGACCAAACTGTTTAGATTCTTTCATACGTTTTCGACATCTTGTCTTAACATATAGTATCTCGTTTTCGATTGAGAAGCCTTCCTTCCCTGTTATCAATCGTTTGCGACTTTGCGTTTAGACTTTAGATATAATATTACGATGTTTTTATTGGGAGATTTTTTTGGTACTTGTTCTTTTCAGTAGTAAGTATATATTGTCGTTGTTGTGAGCTATGAGTAGAGATTCCAAAGGAAGAGCTTGGTATGGTAAAGTCTACCGTAGATTGGAAACGATTCTTGTGGATAAGGACACTTTTGTTTCTCAGGTACTTTTTGCTACTTCCGTAGTCTCTCTCTGAGTGTTTAAAAAGATGTAGAGTAGAGGTAAGTGAAGTCTCTCTTTGGTTCTTGTTATGTTGGACAGGGTAAGGTTTCTTTAGAATCAAATGATTCTGTAAAGGATGAACCAGAGGAACCAATGGAGGGGGATAGTTTAAAGGAGAAGTTATCAGACTCTGTGTTGATTGATGAGAAGTTTGAAGACTCTGTGTTAATTGATGAGAAGTTTGAAGACTCTGTTTTGATTGATGAGAAGTTTGAAGACTCTGTGTTGATTGGTGAGAAGTTTGAAGACTCTGTGCTGATTGATGAGAAGTTAGCAGACTCTGTGTTGATTGATGAGAAGTTTGAAGAGCtttgtgatgatgatcagaCAGCTGGCACTTCCCTTTGCCACAAAGATCCCATATCTTCTCGTGCATCTCAATCTATGACTGGAATAACATGTAATGATGATGCTTTTGTATCTCTCTCTGGGATTTCTACGGGTGTCTCAAATATAACCCCATTCGCTACAGAGATTCAAGCTACACCTGTTCAAGACAGTGTGGCCAACACTAGGTCCTTTAGCAGCAACTCTATGAAAGGTTTGTGGCTGTTCTCTCATCTTTTTTATACAAGTCTTGGTGGAATTGCTATTCTCTGCAGTTTTGTTAGTTTCATCACGTTCAACTCTTATTGTGTAGTTAATCAAGATGAGTTCTGCATTGAAGACTTCGATGTTGGTCCCTTGGATACCATTGATTTGTTTGACATGACAACTCGAGAAGACCCCTCAGATTTTGACGACAATCTGCTATATGCAACGCGTGACAGGAGTGAGAAACTCAGATCATTCAAGGtggtcctctctctctctctcttcctctcacACATATACACAGACACATAGATGTGTTTGTGTACGTACTTTCTACAGCAACAGCTAGTTTCCGACCATGGGGCAACAATTTTAGTTCCATCTTATGAAAGTTGAATAGATATGCATGATCTATCTATGTGTCATAAGATTGAATACTGCTTTCCCAATCTCCTTATTCCtaatatgtttcttctttaccATAATCATCAGAGAAAGCTAATGGATGCTTTAACTaccaaaaagagaagagagaaggaatATGAGCAGCTTGCAATATGGTTCGGAGACGCAGACATGGGTTGTGATCTTGTAAACACTAAAGAACATGCTACTACATCTCCAGACTCCAAAAGCTCACAGTCAAATGTGCCAATTGTATCAGAAGATTCTGAGTGGGAgatattgtaaagaaaaaaaggagttCTATATTGGTGAGGCCATATGATGCTTTTGAATATATATCAAGAATAACTTTGTAACTAATatggaaaaaacaaattcttcttTCGGTTCCGTCTAGATTCTTTGGCTGCTTTAGACAATAAAATTGTTCCAACTAAGCATGGGACAAGTATGGTTGATTAGATAAAAAGGCAGGAGATTAACACATCTGAAAAGTTAATTCATATTTTCTGTACAGTAAAAATCCTAATACAGAAATCAATCCGTTTGGGAAGAGTTATCGACttagaaaaaaatctaactGTGCTATTGAAAGAGATCAAACAGCATGACGACGCTGACTAGCCTAATTACCAGTATCTGATTCACGGCCTGAGGAGCTGTCACTGTCAGAATCTGCATGcatatcaaaagaaaagttaagtgagttgtgaattgtgatggTGATATGGTAAAAGAGATGACAGAAAGTTTCAACATTTACCACTAGAGCCAGATCCTGAGTCACTACTAGAACTGTTAGAACTACTTGATCCACTTGCGTTGTTTTCTTGGCGAGCAGGAGATGACGTCCGAATTGCTTTTCCTGGTTTTTACatgtcaaaacaaaagaatatggAAAGATCATTATTTccctgcttcttcttctctgtgtgTGTAGTTACATAAATACTGTTACATCCGAATTTGGTATATTGTGAGCTAAAAAACCTTACCTGATTCAGTAACTCTTGATGTTTCGGTGCCAGTTACTAGAGTGGTCTGTgaatacaaaagaagaaataaagctATCAGCCAAAATCAGTAAGAGCAGAGGACATGAATAAACAATTAGATATGGGAATCTTACTGGTTCATGGATAATATTGTGAACAGATTCAGCATCTCTTTCTGAACCAAATCCCTGATGCTGCTCCTTTTTCTTGCTCAAGCTATCGTTATACCCAGTCACAAATCTATAAAGCTCCCAGAGTGTGTTGATATCAAGGCTATCAATATCCAGCTCAATCTCATCATCTTGTTGAGAGAGCTCCGGATTGCTCTTCTTTATAATCTGAACAACTATCTCAAGTTTGTCAAAAGGCAAGTCCTGAAGCTCTTCACTGAGTCTCCGTTTCTCTTCCAACGTCAGGTCCCTGCTGTTATTAGCAGGtgcctcctcttcctcttcttcaggcTTCTCGGGAGCAGTGGTGACAGTTTCAGGTTCCACTGGGATCGTCATAGATTCGTCTCTCTCCCAATTCCTATTATCAAGTACAGGAgctggtggaggaggaggaggaggagacggaGAAGGTGTAGGAGCAGGTAATGGCTCTACTACAGTAGGAGCAACGGTTGAAACAGGAGCAGAGAACTCGATATCACGAGTTGGTTTGAACTTCCGATGAAGATTATCATACTGCATTTCAATGGCCACCCATTTCTCTTCAAACATGGCCAATAAAACCTCAGCAAACTGATGCACGTCATGCCCAACCGGATTATACAAGATAGCATTGTTAAAGGTAAGCCtgacatcttcagcaaaatctAACGGCGAGTTATACAATTTCTTCTCCAACTTAGTCTTCACTGAACCCAAATCCATAGGTTGTTCAACAATAGTGTGATAATCATGCAAACCAAGTCCTTTAACATCAACTGGAACATTGAATACCCAACCACACTTATGCTTCATCAGTTTCGTAAGCAAAGTGTTACAGTTCTTGAAAACCTGAACCATACCTTTATCAGCAGCTCCAGGGCCAGGGCCACCTTTCTTacctcctcctccattccctGTTTTCACCTTCTTGTTTCTCCCAGGAGCACCAGTTTTAGCCACAGACCCAATGATCCCACCTTGGGGTTGGGGATCGAGCCGTTTGATCAAGATCCTAACCTCATCTAGCTCAGCGTTAAGCTTCCGCTTCAAGTTCCTAACCTCAAGCTTAGAAATCGAGCTCAGACTTATCTTTAA encodes the following:
- the LOC104756110 gene encoding uncharacterized protein LOC104756110 isoform X1 — translated: MSRDSKGRAWYGKVYRRLETILVDKDTFVSQGKVSLESNDSVKDEPEEPMEGDSLKEKLSDSVLIDEKFEDSVLIDEKFEDSVLIDEKFEDSVLIGEKFEDSVLIDEKLADSVLIDEKFEELCDDDQTAGTSLCHKDPISSRASQSMTGITCNDDAFVSLSGISTGVSNITPFATEIQATPVQDSVANTRSFSSNSMKVNQDEFCIEDFDVGPLDTIDLFDMTTREDPSDFDDNLLYATRDRSEKLRSFKRKLMDALTTKKRREKEYEQLAIWFGDADMGCDLVNTKEHATTSPDSKSSQSNVPIVSEDSEWEIL
- the LOC104756110 gene encoding uncharacterized protein LOC104756110 isoform X2 gives rise to the protein MEGDSLKEKLSDSVLIDEKFEDSVLIDEKFEDSVLIDEKFEDSVLIGEKFEDSVLIDEKLADSVLIDEKFEELCDDDQTAGTSLCHKDPISSRASQSMTGITCNDDAFVSLSGISTGVSNITPFATEIQATPVQDSVANTRSFSSNSMKVNQDEFCIEDFDVGPLDTIDLFDMTTREDPSDFDDNLLYATRDRSEKLRSFKRKLMDALTTKKRREKEYEQLAIWFGDADMGCDLVNTKEHATTSPDSKSSQSNVPIVSEDSEWEIL
- the LOC104756111 gene encoding transcription factor GTE5, chloroplastic-like — its product is MSSDHISGGGASKTKTKTKHKNWSSNHNRSKPMVVSRPERSVPLVSPSNSFASEDDHHMLKISLSSISKLEVRNLKRKLNAELDEVRILIKRLDPQPQGGIIGSVAKTGAPGRNKKVKTGNGGGGKKGGPGPGAADKGMVQVFKNCNTLLTKLMKHKCGWVFNVPVDVKGLGLHDYHTIVEQPMDLGSVKTKLEKKLYNSPLDFAEDVRLTFNNAILYNPVGHDVHQFAEVLLAMFEEKWVAIEMQYDNLHRKFKPTRDIEFSAPVSTVAPTVVEPLPAPTPSPSPPPPPPPAPVLDNRNWERDESMTIPVEPETVTTAPEKPEEEEEEAPANNSRDLTLEEKRRLSEELQDLPFDKLEIVVQIIKKSNPELSQQDDEIELDIDSLDINTLWELYRFVTGYNDSLSKKKEQHQGFGSERDAESVHNIIHEPTTLVTGTETSRVTESGKAIRTSSPARQENNASGSSSSNSSSSDSGSGSSDSDSDSSSGRESDTGN